The following proteins are co-located in the Antricoccus suffuscus genome:
- a CDS encoding methylase, whose amino-acid sequence MTVTETVVEEQFVRSRHRVKTYGEVFTPRHMVDQMLDLVREELETGPDFVDKTFLEPAAGDGNFLVAILQRKLNAIQSRFPAQEWPQESLFALASIYGVELLEDNHRDAKAIMLAEFVSFHEAHGVACGTRTNLHRAAVYLIDTNIVRGNTLTGQTSQGKDIQFSWWHRVDGQAGSVQREPFTLDSLRHSGGFDFTIYDTYQPCRIDRVHEEVGGDV is encoded by the coding sequence ATGACGGTGACCGAGACGGTCGTCGAGGAGCAATTTGTGAGATCACGGCACCGCGTGAAGACGTACGGGGAGGTTTTTACTCCCCGTCACATGGTCGACCAGATGCTCGACTTGGTCCGCGAGGAGCTGGAGACCGGACCCGACTTCGTCGACAAGACGTTCCTCGAGCCTGCGGCCGGCGACGGCAACTTCCTCGTAGCGATCCTGCAGCGCAAGTTGAACGCGATCCAGAGCCGGTTCCCCGCACAGGAGTGGCCGCAGGAGTCGTTGTTCGCGCTGGCGTCGATTTACGGCGTTGAGTTGCTAGAGGACAACCATCGGGATGCCAAGGCGATCATGCTCGCCGAGTTCGTGAGTTTCCACGAAGCCCACGGCGTTGCCTGTGGTACCCGCACGAACCTGCATCGGGCCGCGGTCTATCTGATCGATACGAACATCGTGCGTGGCAATACCTTGACGGGTCAGACCTCCCAGGGCAAGGACATCCAGTTCTCGTGGTGGCACCGCGTCGACGGCCAGGCCGGGTCTGTGCAGCGGGAGCCGTTCACGCTCGATTCGTTGCGCCATAGCGGTGGCTTCGACTTCACCATCTACGACACATATCAACCGTGCCGGATCGACAGGGTCCACGAGGAAGTAGGCGGCGATGTCTGA
- a CDS encoding type I restriction-modification system subunit M N-terminal domain-containing protein, with product MSVLSNFIWGVADTLRGPHADAEYSSGTFVAALTVQR from the coding sequence GTGTCTGTGCTGTCGAACTTCATCTGGGGCGTTGCTGACACGCTTCGTGGCCCGCACGCGGACGCCGAGTACAGCTCGGGCACGTTCGTGGCGGCCCTGACGGTACAGCGATGA